In a single window of the Microscilla marina ATCC 23134 genome:
- a CDS encoding trifunctional serine/threonine-protein kinase/ATP-binding protein/SpoIIE family protein phosphatase: MKVESNKTLLYSGNKSLVYHQYNHERQLPVMIKMLRNPYPTSQEMVRFDNECTILQQLTDVEGVPKVLKKGVLENRQSIYMTHFEGVRLQDMILAQPLSIRQFLQIALHIAHTIGLIHHKKVIHHSLHSGSIMVNPNNDQVQVMDFELASKFVFKMPYLNTSQHPESTLSYLSPEQTGKINRTVDHHTDLYSLGVILYELLTQQLPFAAKTPEAIIHQHLTVSPLPLIEVRHDTPQVLSDIILKLLSKLPENRYQTAFGLQTDLKQCLTTLATNKKTGTFALGQHDFSGQLKVTEKLYGRHAEIQQLWHNIEETAKGSVAMVLISGDAGVGKSALVAELQLPLAAKKGHFLSGKYDQYQRPIPYAAIIQAFTQFAHYLLTENAMNLEQWRKKIMAAIGENGQVLVEVIPELERIIGQQPPVTEVSEEEGVRRFNKVFRALVQVICSPAHPLVIFIDDLQWADTASLRLLHSLITDSSQHYLLIIGAYRHQEVDLAHPLLRTVHDIKTEGGQVHQVQPGNLEIAHVRALLADRLQLPAANIDALANLVYQKTAGNAFFTHQLLQTIHNQGLLLHQPKQNKWQWDLQKIEAEHHTNQVVALLTQKVQQLASPTQSILKLASCLGHQFELNTLVMVQQSTPTHALATLWQAVEAGLVVPLDHHWQTLQVQPSTYPPTQEVWFMFLCHQVQQVVYSLIPAQNKSSTHLKIGRLLLNNLPEEASTASVFKTTHHFNQGRSLLNNQKEIKQVVALNLLASEKAMSILAYDSALDMLSKILEVIPHDKFWKKHHLLLFSIYNHKALCAAYLGLFESAQTDYQILQSKAITPQQIGKVYSEAIHWHTTVQEYPQAIALAREGLALLNIHFPQTISPELVNEGFAQVRASLGERQISDLSDAAQMDTNSPIAQLNILYKLAQSTWHTMPEGFAWSVLQMVTLSQNEGNHPVSSFGYAAYALLLCKQPAQYQEGLEYGNLALVLNKKMPHHLTKGAIYFFYTCFVQHWTKHKAHNVVLHQIACQHYSAGGTDVYGVYNIICYFFQPFCSNLSLQEVDSLFQPLLPWVKKVNNQSATRVLGLLLQVIQNLQGNTSDLHSLTNENFDETACLHELKAYNDSNGLGYFYFSKLLVYYTHGAYDKALDMAQQAQPYATCMQGLYHQTLFHFYYALTLCKLYTGASPDQQAGFTLQLDQHLIKLRQWASTCPENYEYQYLLVAAEMAHIQKKPLGVVSDLYESAVEAASKKSKALVHRALANELYAAYWLTQSREKIGKVFLQEANELYAQWGASTKVTQWPLSQPGQVHLALSDDLPQAAPPNSHSPSFLGTSIRHRSVSRSKTISLDFLSVIKALQTLTQETKLDNVLKKMLEIVIQNTGAQKGVLIDCANNRLKVLLDGNRQRVKMLPKGMSLDKYQALPSSVVRHVKRSSQPLVFEDVRQAKKYAHDTYLKTTQPKSVICLPIMRQNEIKVIFYLENNLTAQAFTKHHLEVLNALSPQMAISLDNALRYQQLEQQLNDQTEALQTQGKHQTEGIHYGQKVQKAMLPNQATLQEKFRSVFIIFKPVDLVSGNFYWFSQVGQYLFLAEADCGKQGVPGAFMGMLGDQLLHRLININQVTDPAAIVGMLHKEIKHYLKQGANESTDGMALNLCRITYQNPQQIEVVFIGAGQDLFYSHQGKMEVLKGGRTTIGNEQSKVATFKNRKILLQAGDHLYLASDGYFDAPNPRRKSFTKKKFIKLLQDIYLHPLPEQRERLEVALKLHQGETAQKDDITVIGVRL, encoded by the coding sequence ATGAAAGTCGAAAGCAATAAAACCCTGCTCTACAGTGGCAATAAATCGTTGGTTTATCACCAATACAATCACGAGCGTCAATTACCTGTGATGATAAAAATGCTGCGTAATCCTTACCCTACCTCGCAGGAAATGGTCAGGTTTGACAATGAATGCACGATTTTGCAACAATTGACTGATGTAGAAGGAGTGCCAAAAGTACTAAAAAAAGGAGTGCTGGAAAACCGACAATCCATTTACATGACCCACTTTGAGGGTGTGCGCCTTCAGGACATGATCTTAGCACAGCCCCTTTCTATCCGGCAGTTTCTTCAAATAGCCCTCCACATTGCCCATACCATAGGACTTATTCACCACAAAAAAGTAATTCATCATAGCTTGCACTCTGGTAGTATCATGGTCAACCCAAACAATGACCAGGTACAAGTAATGGATTTTGAGTTAGCCTCAAAGTTTGTATTTAAAATGCCCTATCTGAACACCTCCCAACATCCAGAAAGCACCCTTTCTTACCTCTCACCAGAACAAACCGGAAAAATAAACCGAACAGTTGACCACCACACCGACTTGTATTCGTTGGGGGTGATCTTGTATGAGTTGCTTACACAACAATTGCCTTTTGCTGCCAAAACTCCGGAGGCGATCATACACCAACACCTCACAGTGTCTCCTCTTCCTCTGATTGAAGTACGCCACGACACTCCTCAGGTATTGTCTGATATTATACTTAAGTTATTGAGCAAACTGCCTGAAAACCGTTACCAAACTGCTTTTGGGCTACAAACAGACCTTAAGCAATGCTTGACCACCCTGGCAACAAACAAAAAGACAGGGACATTTGCACTGGGGCAACACGACTTTTCGGGGCAACTCAAGGTTACTGAGAAGTTGTATGGCAGGCACGCTGAAATACAGCAATTGTGGCATAATATAGAAGAAACAGCCAAAGGTAGTGTAGCTATGGTATTGATTTCGGGCGATGCAGGAGTGGGTAAGTCGGCGCTAGTTGCTGAACTACAACTCCCCCTGGCGGCTAAAAAAGGGCATTTTTTGTCGGGCAAATATGATCAATATCAACGCCCAATACCTTATGCAGCTATCATACAAGCATTTACCCAATTTGCCCACTACCTGCTCACCGAAAATGCAATGAACCTGGAACAATGGCGCAAAAAAATAATGGCAGCCATTGGCGAAAACGGTCAGGTGTTGGTAGAGGTTATTCCGGAGCTGGAGCGCATTATTGGGCAACAGCCCCCGGTAACCGAAGTAAGCGAAGAAGAAGGCGTTCGCCGTTTTAATAAAGTTTTTCGGGCGCTGGTGCAGGTGATATGTAGCCCAGCCCACCCATTGGTTATTTTTATAGATGATTTGCAGTGGGCAGACACAGCTTCGCTTCGTTTGCTGCATTCACTCATTACAGACAGTAGCCAACATTATTTACTTATTATTGGGGCTTACCGCCACCAGGAGGTAGACTTGGCTCACCCACTGTTGCGCACTGTGCATGACATAAAAACCGAGGGTGGTCAGGTTCATCAGGTTCAACCAGGCAATTTAGAAATTGCTCATGTTCGGGCATTATTAGCCGATAGGTTGCAACTACCTGCAGCCAATATTGATGCATTGGCCAATCTGGTATATCAAAAAACGGCAGGCAATGCATTTTTTACCCACCAACTATTACAAACCATACACAATCAGGGCTTACTGCTACATCAACCCAAGCAAAATAAATGGCAATGGGATTTACAAAAAATTGAAGCTGAGCATCACACAAACCAAGTGGTAGCACTGTTGACACAAAAGGTACAACAGCTTGCTTCCCCTACTCAAAGCATACTTAAGTTGGCGTCTTGCCTGGGGCATCAGTTTGAACTAAATACTTTGGTGATGGTTCAACAAAGTACGCCTACCCATGCCCTTGCCACGCTTTGGCAAGCGGTAGAGGCTGGCTTGGTGGTTCCTTTAGATCATCACTGGCAGACATTGCAGGTACAACCGTCCACCTACCCACCTACGCAAGAGGTTTGGTTTATGTTTTTGTGCCACCAGGTACAACAAGTGGTTTACTCGCTCATACCTGCCCAGAACAAAAGTAGCACTCACTTAAAAATTGGACGTTTATTGCTCAATAATTTACCTGAAGAGGCTTCAACTGCCTCTGTTTTTAAGACGACACATCACTTCAATCAAGGGCGGAGCCTCCTCAACAATCAAAAGGAAATAAAACAGGTCGTTGCGCTTAATTTGCTTGCCAGTGAAAAAGCAATGAGTATTTTGGCGTACGATTCGGCGCTGGACATGCTCAGTAAAATACTGGAAGTAATACCACATGATAAATTCTGGAAAAAGCACCACCTCCTATTATTTTCTATATATAATCACAAAGCGCTTTGTGCTGCTTATTTGGGGTTGTTTGAAAGTGCCCAGACTGACTACCAGATTTTGCAAAGCAAAGCAATTACCCCTCAGCAAATAGGCAAAGTATACAGTGAGGCAATCCACTGGCATACTACTGTGCAGGAATACCCGCAAGCTATAGCACTAGCCCGCGAAGGATTGGCATTGTTAAACATCCATTTTCCGCAAACCATTTCTCCAGAGCTTGTAAATGAAGGGTTTGCTCAGGTGAGGGCATCTTTGGGCGAACGCCAGATCAGCGACTTGTCAGATGCTGCCCAAATGGACACAAATAGCCCTATAGCTCAATTGAATATCTTATATAAGTTGGCACAATCTACCTGGCACACTATGCCCGAAGGGTTTGCCTGGAGTGTCCTGCAAATGGTCACTTTGTCGCAAAACGAGGGAAACCACCCTGTGTCATCGTTTGGGTACGCGGCCTATGCTTTACTGCTTTGTAAACAACCTGCCCAATACCAAGAGGGGCTCGAATACGGTAACCTTGCCCTTGTGTTAAATAAAAAAATGCCTCATCACTTGACCAAAGGGGCCATTTACTTTTTCTATACTTGTTTTGTTCAACACTGGACCAAACACAAAGCACACAATGTAGTTTTGCACCAAATTGCCTGTCAGCACTATTCAGCAGGCGGAACTGATGTATATGGTGTATACAATATTATTTGTTACTTCTTTCAACCATTTTGTTCCAATTTGTCTTTACAAGAGGTAGACTCACTGTTTCAGCCCTTGCTGCCTTGGGTAAAAAAAGTGAACAATCAGTCTGCTACTAGAGTGCTTGGCTTGTTGCTACAGGTGATACAAAACTTGCAAGGTAACACCTCTGATCTACACTCACTGACAAATGAAAACTTTGACGAAACGGCTTGTCTCCATGAGCTGAAGGCTTACAACGACAGCAATGGCTTGGGTTACTTTTATTTTAGTAAATTATTGGTGTACTATACGCATGGCGCTTATGATAAAGCCTTGGACATGGCACAACAAGCCCAGCCTTATGCCACCTGTATGCAGGGGTTATACCACCAGACTTTGTTCCATTTTTATTATGCGCTTACCTTATGCAAACTATACACTGGGGCATCGCCAGACCAACAGGCAGGTTTTACACTACAGCTTGACCAGCACTTGATTAAACTACGGCAATGGGCAAGCACTTGTCCAGAAAACTACGAATACCAATATTTGTTAGTGGCTGCCGAAATGGCTCACATCCAAAAAAAACCGTTGGGCGTGGTCAGCGATTTGTACGAAAGTGCAGTCGAGGCTGCCAGCAAAAAAAGCAAAGCCCTGGTACACAGGGCACTTGCCAATGAACTATATGCGGCATATTGGCTGACACAGTCAAGGGAAAAAATAGGTAAGGTATTTCTTCAGGAAGCCAACGAACTGTATGCACAATGGGGCGCAAGTACTAAAGTTACACAATGGCCACTTTCCCAACCAGGTCAGGTGCATTTAGCCCTTTCTGATGATTTGCCGCAAGCAGCCCCGCCAAACAGCCATAGCCCATCATTTTTAGGCACCTCTATTCGTCACCGTTCAGTCTCTCGCTCGAAAACTATTTCGCTAGATTTTTTATCTGTCATCAAGGCACTGCAAACATTGACACAAGAAACAAAACTGGACAATGTGCTAAAAAAAATGTTGGAAATTGTGATTCAAAATACGGGTGCCCAAAAAGGTGTGCTGATTGATTGTGCCAACAACCGACTTAAGGTATTGCTCGACGGCAATCGACAACGGGTAAAGATGTTGCCCAAAGGGATGTCATTAGACAAATACCAGGCGTTGCCCTCTTCTGTAGTTCGCCACGTCAAACGTTCGTCGCAACCTTTAGTGTTTGAAGATGTCCGTCAGGCAAAAAAATACGCCCACGATACTTACCTCAAAACTACCCAACCCAAATCGGTGATTTGCTTGCCTATTATGCGCCAAAACGAAATCAAGGTAATTTTTTACCTGGAAAACAACCTTACAGCTCAGGCTTTTACCAAACACCATTTAGAGGTGTTGAACGCATTATCGCCGCAAATGGCCATTTCGTTAGACAATGCCCTGCGTTACCAACAATTGGAACAACAGCTAAACGACCAAACCGAAGCACTACAAACACAGGGTAAACACCAGACAGAGGGCATTCATTATGGGCAAAAGGTTCAGAAAGCTATGCTACCCAACCAAGCCACACTGCAGGAAAAGTTTCGAAGTGTATTTATTATTTTCAAACCTGTTGACTTGGTTTCAGGTAACTTTTACTGGTTTTCTCAAGTAGGTCAATATTTGTTTTTGGCAGAGGCAGACTGCGGCAAGCAAGGAGTACCAGGGGCTTTTATGGGTATGCTGGGCGACCAGTTGCTCCACCGACTGATCAATATAAACCAAGTAACTGACCCAGCTGCCATAGTGGGCATGTTACATAAAGAAATCAAGCATTACCTGAAACAAGGTGCGAACGAAAGTACTGATGGAATGGCGCTCAACCTGTGCCGTATCACTTATCAAAACCCTCAGCAAATAGAGGTGGTGTTTATAGGTGCCGGACAAGATTTGTTTTATTCGCACCAAGGCAAAATGGAAGTACTAAAAGGGGGGCGAACTACTATTGGGAATGAGCAAAGTAAAGTGGCTACGTTCAAAAACCGCAAAATTTTACTACAGGCAGGCGACCATTTGTACCTGGCATCTGATGGCTATTTTGACGCTCCTAACCCCCGACGAAAGAGTTTTACCAAGAAAAAGTTTATTAAATTACTACAAGACATTTATTTACACCCCTTGCCTGAACAAAGAGAACGTTTAGAGGTAGCTCTTAAATTACATCAGGGCGAAACAGCACAAAAGGATGATATTACGGTGATTGGGGTGAGACTGTAG
- the porD gene encoding type IX secretion system protein PorD, translating into MLRNLIYTIACLLVCIINTQAQITWRVTVNTSQLNTTQVTEKSIFNNLKADINTFLNGQQWSEDEFEEAEKIECDVRINITNMLSQNNFQATAQLRAVRPVFKTDYESVLINYVDRNFQFTYTQAQPLLYNDNAYNNNLTSILAFYAYTVLAMDYFSFKKNGGKLYAERALQVVNNAQAASEPGWRPNQDRRNRYWLSENLMSQQMLGFLEGIYIYHRQGLDRFLFTPDKSREKIFKVLKTMEQINTLKPSAILMRSFMDAKSDELINIFIRSPKEQRQQVYRILVKIDPSKTQRYAKLIE; encoded by the coding sequence ATGTTACGAAACCTTATATATACCATTGCCTGCTTGTTGGTCTGTATTATCAACACACAAGCACAAATCACCTGGAGAGTGACCGTAAATACCAGCCAGTTGAACACCACCCAAGTAACCGAAAAGTCTATATTTAATAATCTGAAAGCAGATATTAATACTTTTTTGAATGGTCAACAGTGGTCGGAAGATGAGTTTGAAGAAGCTGAAAAAATAGAGTGTGATGTGCGAATCAATATTACCAACATGCTCAGCCAAAACAATTTTCAGGCAACCGCCCAACTCAGAGCAGTGCGCCCAGTGTTCAAAACTGACTACGAATCGGTATTGATCAATTATGTAGACCGCAACTTTCAGTTTACCTATACCCAGGCGCAACCCTTGCTTTACAACGACAACGCCTACAATAACAACCTTACCTCTATACTTGCTTTTTATGCCTATACTGTATTGGCAATGGACTATTTTAGTTTTAAGAAAAACGGAGGAAAGTTATACGCCGAACGCGCCCTGCAGGTAGTTAACAATGCCCAGGCAGCCTCTGAACCTGGCTGGCGCCCCAACCAAGACCGTCGTAACCGTTACTGGCTGTCAGAAAACCTCATGAGCCAACAAATGTTGGGTTTCCTGGAAGGCATCTACATTTATCACCGCCAAGGCTTAGACCGTTTTTTGTTTACGCCCGACAAGTCGCGTGAGAAAATATTTAAAGTCTTGAAAACAATGGAGCAAATAAATACTCTGAAGCCTTCAGCGATTCTTATGCGTAGTTTTATGGATGCCAAGTCGGATGAATTGATTAATATATTTATCCGTTCACCCAAAGAACAACGCCAACAAGTATACCGCATTTTGGTGAAAATTGACCCAAGTAAAACCCAGAGATACGCAAAGTTGATAGAATAG
- the recN gene encoding DNA repair protein RecN — MLTNLLIKNYALIEQLMVKPHQSLNIITGETGAGKSILLGAIGMLMGKRADTKTLLYHDSKCIIEGAFLIGSYQLHGLFEELDIDYEEETTIRREITPSGKSRAFINDTPVNLDILRQVGRHLVDIHSQHDNLLLSDHLFQLRIVDVCAENQALMKRYTAKYKEYRTVKKKHDQLVEEYNQHKNELDYNKFLYDELAKANLQAGEQDKLEGELKLLESSEDIKLKLNEALGLLGKVEETAIIDQLRTVTNALGQVGDLSDKLGEIHERMNSALIELEDLNNEIEREEEVVDLNEERIEEVKERVSFIYQMQQKHQAVSVEELLEIQHTLEEKVHKVLNFDEEIEALSTQLEVVYTALMKVGEELSETRQKVAPVIEKDLKKLLVELGMPNAVLQIVLNKVTPTVHGIDEISFLFSANKGIPPQEIAKVASGGEFSRLMLAIKYIMASKTSLPTIIFDEIDTGISGEIALKMGNMFKEMAHGHQIIAISHLHQIAAKGNHHYFVYKDHSAERSVSRIRQLDDQERVQEIAQMISGSTPSESAILSAKELLELS; from the coding sequence ATGCTGACGAACCTTTTGATTAAAAATTATGCCCTGATTGAGCAATTAATGGTAAAACCCCACCAATCGCTCAATATTATTACCGGAGAAACCGGTGCTGGTAAATCTATTTTACTGGGTGCCATTGGTATGTTAATGGGCAAGCGGGCAGACACTAAAACCTTACTGTATCATGACAGTAAGTGTATTATAGAAGGAGCTTTTCTGATAGGCTCTTACCAGCTTCATGGCTTGTTTGAAGAGCTGGACATAGACTATGAAGAAGAAACCACCATTCGTCGGGAGATAACCCCCAGTGGTAAATCGAGGGCTTTTATTAACGATACTCCTGTTAACCTTGATATATTGCGGCAGGTAGGGCGCCATTTGGTAGACATACACTCGCAACACGACAACTTACTCTTGAGCGATCATCTTTTCCAATTAAGAATAGTAGATGTATGTGCCGAAAACCAAGCGTTGATGAAGCGCTATACTGCTAAATACAAAGAGTATCGCACGGTTAAGAAAAAGCACGACCAACTGGTAGAAGAGTACAATCAGCACAAAAACGAGTTAGATTATAATAAGTTTTTGTACGATGAGTTGGCAAAAGCCAATTTGCAAGCTGGAGAGCAAGACAAGCTCGAAGGTGAACTAAAACTGCTGGAAAGCTCAGAAGACATCAAACTCAAGCTCAATGAAGCACTGGGTTTGCTGGGGAAAGTAGAAGAAACCGCCATTATAGATCAATTACGCACCGTGACCAACGCCTTGGGGCAAGTCGGTGACTTAAGCGACAAGTTGGGTGAGATTCACGAGCGTATGAATAGTGCCTTGATCGAACTGGAAGACCTAAACAATGAAATAGAACGCGAAGAAGAGGTAGTTGATCTCAACGAAGAACGCATAGAAGAGGTAAAAGAGCGGGTGAGTTTTATTTACCAAATGCAACAAAAGCATCAGGCAGTTTCTGTAGAAGAACTGCTGGAGATACAACATACTTTAGAAGAAAAAGTGCATAAGGTACTCAACTTTGACGAAGAAATTGAGGCATTAAGCACACAATTAGAGGTTGTTTATACTGCCTTGATGAAGGTAGGAGAGGAGCTGTCGGAAACCCGCCAGAAGGTAGCCCCCGTGATAGAGAAAGACCTCAAAAAGCTATTGGTAGAACTGGGAATGCCCAACGCAGTACTACAAATTGTGCTCAACAAAGTAACCCCTACTGTACATGGCATCGACGAAATCAGCTTTTTGTTCAGTGCCAATAAGGGTATTCCACCACAAGAAATAGCCAAGGTAGCATCAGGTGGTGAGTTTTCACGTTTGATGTTGGCTATCAAATACATCATGGCAAGTAAAACATCATTGCCTACCATTATTTTTGATGAGATAGATACAGGTATTTCGGGCGAAATAGCCCTGAAAATGGGTAATATGTTCAAAGAAATGGCACATGGACACCAAATCATTGCCATTAGTCACCTACATCAGATAGCGGCCAAAGGGAATCATCATTATTTTGTGTACAAAGACCATTCGGCAGAACGTTCGGTGAGTCGTATAAGGCAACTCGATGACCAAGAACGTGTCCAGGAAATAGCTCAAATGATTAGTGGCTCTACTCCTTCAGAAAGTGCGATACTAAGCGCCAAAGAGCTGTTAGAACTTTCATAA
- a CDS encoding bifunctional transcriptional activator/DNA repair enzyme AdaA — MQVTDQQLINKYYRALVERKSDFAGIFYVGVKTTDIFCIATCRARKPKLENVVFYTTFKEALDNGFRPCKICKPTENAHAAPPQVTVAIALVKENPKQKVSDALLREQGISPEVVRRWFNKNYGMTFQAYQRMYRVNTAYQELKSGKAATAAAFDAGYESLSGFGYTYKKILGKSPQKSVNKSVILISRLTTPLGPMFVAATNQGICLLEFVDRKMLETELKDLQRLLQAQIMVGENQYIEQAKAEVTAYFEGKLQVFEVPLDTPGTDFQQLVWGALQNVPYGKTATYQQQAKRIDNIQAVRAVGTANGANRVSIIVPCHRVIGKNGQLTGYGGGLERKRWLLDFERKHLNEKL, encoded by the coding sequence ATGCAAGTAACCGATCAACAACTCATTAACAAATACTACCGGGCATTGGTAGAGCGAAAGTCTGATTTTGCCGGAATATTTTATGTAGGTGTCAAAACAACCGACATATTTTGTATAGCCACTTGCAGAGCCCGCAAGCCCAAGCTCGAAAATGTAGTGTTTTATACTACATTTAAGGAAGCGTTAGACAATGGTTTTCGCCCCTGTAAAATTTGCAAACCTACCGAAAACGCCCATGCTGCTCCCCCTCAAGTAACTGTTGCCATTGCCTTAGTAAAAGAGAATCCCAAGCAAAAAGTGTCAGATGCTTTACTGCGCGAACAAGGCATTAGCCCTGAAGTGGTGCGTCGTTGGTTTAATAAAAATTATGGAATGACCTTTCAGGCGTATCAGCGCATGTATAGAGTAAATACTGCCTATCAAGAGCTTAAGAGTGGCAAAGCCGCTACTGCTGCTGCCTTTGACGCCGGGTACGAATCATTGAGTGGGTTTGGTTATACTTACAAGAAAATTTTGGGAAAATCGCCCCAAAAAAGTGTAAATAAATCGGTCATTTTAATCAGCCGACTCACTACCCCACTAGGTCCTATGTTTGTGGCGGCCACCAACCAGGGAATATGCCTGCTTGAATTTGTAGATCGCAAAATGTTGGAAACCGAATTGAAAGATTTGCAACGTTTGCTGCAAGCACAAATTATGGTAGGCGAAAACCAATACATTGAACAGGCAAAAGCCGAAGTAACAGCTTACTTTGAGGGCAAACTCCAGGTTTTTGAGGTGCCCTTAGATACCCCAGGCACCGACTTTCAGCAATTGGTATGGGGCGCATTGCAAAACGTTCCTTATGGCAAAACTGCCACTTATCAACAACAAGCCAAGCGAATAGATAATATACAGGCAGTAAGAGCAGTAGGCACTGCCAATGGTGCCAATCGGGTATCTATTATAGTGCCTTGTCATCGAGTAATTGGTAAAAACGGACAATTGACTGGATACGGAGGAGGGCTTGAACGCAAACGTTGGTTGTTAGACTTTGAGCGCAAACATTTGAACGAAAAGCTATGA
- a CDS encoding response regulator, producing the protein MMQISKKTQNTKTLIIDANFLTRKGFKALFEAMPGYEITREAEELLQVHYLLKTKQPYLIIVHLNTPNSIDIIRTIKQNNPQHQIIVFANEVEDHEFNQLLAMNIDGLLMKEGKENELVECLRKLQQGKTFLSRACQKNSITTHNKPTNELHSLNRLEIKILQMIAEKKTTNEIASVLFKSPKTIENRRYQMCRKLNLNGHNSLLIYALEHKQTLATMY; encoded by the coding sequence ATGATGCAAATTTCAAAAAAAACACAAAACACAAAAACCTTGATAATTGATGCAAACTTTTTAACCCGAAAGGGGTTCAAAGCATTGTTTGAAGCAATGCCAGGCTACGAAATTACCAGAGAAGCGGAAGAGCTTTTACAGGTTCATTATTTACTAAAAACAAAACAACCATATTTAATTATTGTTCACTTAAACACTCCTAACTCAATAGACATTATCAGAACTATCAAGCAAAACAATCCACAACACCAAATCATTGTTTTTGCCAATGAAGTAGAAGATCACGAGTTTAATCAACTGTTGGCAATGAATATTGATGGATTATTGATGAAGGAGGGCAAAGAAAACGAATTGGTAGAATGCCTCAGAAAACTACAACAGGGCAAAACTTTCTTAAGTAGGGCTTGCCAAAAAAATAGTATAACAACACACAACAAACCTACCAATGAACTGCACTCGCTCAATCGGTTGGAAATAAAAATACTGCAAATGATTGCTGAGAAAAAAACTACCAACGAGATAGCCTCAGTATTGTTTAAAAGCCCTAAAACGATTGAGAATAGGCGGTATCAGATGTGCCGAAAACTGAACTTAAATGGGCACAATAGTTTGTTGATATATGCCTTGGAACATAAACAAACCCTGGCAACAATGTATTAA